In a single window of the Mesoplodon densirostris isolate mMesDen1 chromosome 18, mMesDen1 primary haplotype, whole genome shotgun sequence genome:
- the DRG2 gene encoding developmentally-regulated GTP-binding protein 2, which yields MGILEKISEIEKEIARTQKNKATEYHLGLLKAKLAKYRAQLLEPSKSSSSKGEGFDVMKSGDARVALIGFPSVGKSTFLSLMTSTASETASYEFTTLTCIPGVIEYKGANIQLLDLPGIIEGAAQGKGRGRQVIAVARTADVVIMMLDATKGEVQRSLLEKELGSVGIRLNKHKPNIYFKPKKGGGISFNSTVTLTQCSEKLVQLILHEYKIFNAEVLFREDCSPDEFIDVIMGNRVYMPCLYVYNKIDQISMEEVDRLARKPDSVVISCGMKLNLDYLLEMLWEYLALTCIYTKKRGQRPDFTDAIILRKGASVEHVCHRIHRSLASQFKYALVWGTSTKYSPQRVGLTHTMEHEDVIQIVKK from the exons ATGGGGATCCTGGAGAAGATCTCCGAGATCGAGAAGGAGATCGCGCGCACGCAGAAGAACAAAG CCACCGAGTATCACCTGGGCCTGCTGAAAGCAAAACTCGCCAAGTATCGGGCCCAGCTCCTGGAACCCTCCAAATCATCCTCATCCAAAGGCGAGGGCTTCGATGTCATGAAGTCGGGCGATGCCCGCGTGGCGCTGATCGGCTTCCCCTCTGTGGGTAAG TCCACCTTCCTGAGCCTGATGACCTCCACGGCCAGTGAGACTGCGTCCTATGAGTTCACAACCCTGACCTGCATCCCTGGGGTCATTGAA TACAAAGGTGCCAACATCCAGCTCCTGGACCTTCCTGGGATCATCGAAGGCGCAGCACAAG GGAAGGGCCGTGGCCGGCAGGTGATCGCCGTGGCACGCACAGCCGACGTCGTCATCATGATGCTGGACGCCACCAAGGGAGAGGTGCAGAG GTCCCTGCTGGAGAAGGAGCTGGGCTCGGTCGGCATCCGCCTCAACAAGCACAAGCCCAACATCTACTTCAAG ccCAAGAAAGGAGGCGGCATCTCCTTCAACTCGACGGTCACGCTGACCCAGTGCTCAGAGAAGCTGGTGCAGCTGATCCTGCACGAGTATA AGATCTTCAACGCGGAGGTGCTCTTCCGAGAAGACTGCTCCCCGGATGAGTTCATAGACGTGATCATGGGCAACCGCGTGTACATGCCCTGCTTGTAT GTTTATAACAAAATCGACCAGATCTCAATGGAGGAAGTGGACCGCCTGGCCCGGAAACCTGACAGCGTGGTCATTAG CTGCGGCATGAAGCTGAACCTGGACTACCTGCTGGAGATGCTCTGGGAGTACCTGGCCCTGACCTGCATCTACACCAAGAAGAGAGGCC AGAGGCCGGATTTCACGGACGCCATCATCCTCCGGAAAGGGGCCTCTGTGGAGCACGTG TGCCACCGCATCCACCGGTCACTCGCCAGCCAGTTCAAGTACGCGCTGGTGTGG GGCACCAGCACCAAGTACAGCCCGCAGCGGGTGGGCCTGACCCACACCATGGAGCACGAGGACGTCATCCAGATTGTGAAGAAGTAg